Proteins encoded in a region of the Sphingomonas japonica genome:
- the pgeF gene encoding peptidoglycan editing factor PgeF, with protein MSGVEVIRAAALYGVPHGFLGRRGGVSTGVHAGLNVGVGSSDDADAVAENRRRATDAVLPGAALATCYQIHSSDVVTVTEPLAERPRGDALVTDRPGLALGILTADCAPVLLADAQAAVIGAAHAGWKGALGGVTDATIAAMEALGADRGRIAAAIGPCIARASYEVGDGFRQRFGADDPDNDRFFADACAGHARFDLEAYVAHRLAAAGIARIEMLGLDTYADRDRFFSYRRATHRGEPDYGRQISIIALA; from the coding sequence GTGAGCGGCGTCGAAGTCATCCGCGCCGCGGCGCTGTACGGCGTGCCGCATGGATTTCTCGGCCGCCGGGGCGGGGTCTCGACCGGTGTCCATGCCGGCCTCAACGTCGGCGTCGGATCGAGCGACGATGCCGATGCGGTGGCCGAAAACCGGCGCCGCGCGACCGACGCGGTGCTGCCCGGCGCGGCACTGGCGACCTGTTACCAGATCCACTCGTCCGACGTCGTCACCGTCACCGAACCGCTCGCCGAGCGCCCGCGCGGCGACGCACTCGTTACCGACCGGCCGGGCCTGGCACTCGGCATCCTCACCGCCGATTGCGCGCCGGTATTGCTCGCGGACGCGCAGGCAGCCGTCATCGGCGCGGCGCATGCCGGATGGAAAGGTGCGCTTGGCGGCGTCACCGATGCAACGATCGCTGCGATGGAAGCGCTCGGCGCCGACCGCGGCCGCATCGCTGCCGCGATCGGCCCATGCATCGCGCGCGCCAGCTACGAGGTCGGTGACGGCTTCCGCCAGCGGTTCGGCGCCGACGATCCCGACAACGACCGCTTCTTCGCCGATGCGTGCGCGGGCCATGCCCGGTTCGACCTCGAAGCCTATGTCGCCCACCGCCTCGCCGCCGCCGGGATCGCCCGCATCGAAATGCTGGGCCTCGACACCTATGCCGATCGGGACCGGTTCTTCAGCTATCGCCGCGCCACGCATCGCGGCGAACCCGACTATGGCCGACAGATTTCGATCATCGCGCTCGCTTGA
- a CDS encoding class I SAM-dependent methyltransferase, whose amino-acid sequence MDGDVEPLLADRLARAITLAGPIPLSQFMGAANAHYYATRDPLGQRGDFTTAPEISQMFGELIGLALTDLWDRAGRPPARYVEYGPGRGSLAADALRAMATVEFAPPVHLIETSPALRAIQAERVPGAEWAIDLVGIPDDGALLVVANEFFDALPIRQLIRTAEGWRERLVACQDTLFLPIAGNQGFDAIIPPQFKDAPVGSILETSPQSVAVLRALAARLLVQGGAALIVDYGYVGPAIGDTFQAVRGHAFANPFDDPGEADLTAHVDFGTLAEAARIEGLDVHGPIGQGAFLDALGIGPRADALIRAVPQEAEAVAAARRRLTDADAMGQLFQVLAVTAPGWPVPAGFA is encoded by the coding sequence ATGGACGGAGATGTCGAACCGTTGCTTGCCGATCGGCTGGCGCGCGCGATCACGCTGGCGGGACCGATCCCGCTGTCGCAATTCATGGGCGCGGCAAACGCGCATTATTATGCGACGCGCGATCCGCTCGGGCAGCGCGGCGATTTCACCACCGCGCCCGAGATCAGCCAGATGTTCGGCGAACTGATTGGCCTTGCGCTTACCGACCTGTGGGATCGCGCCGGACGGCCACCTGCGCGCTACGTCGAATACGGCCCCGGCCGCGGCTCGCTCGCCGCCGATGCGCTGCGCGCGATGGCGACGGTCGAATTCGCCCCGCCGGTCCACCTGATCGAGACCAGTCCGGCGCTGCGCGCGATCCAGGCCGAGCGGGTGCCGGGCGCGGAATGGGCGATCGATCTGGTCGGCATCCCCGACGACGGCGCGCTGCTGGTGGTCGCCAACGAATTCTTCGACGCGCTGCCAATTCGCCAGCTGATCCGCACCGCCGAAGGCTGGCGCGAGCGGCTGGTCGCGTGCCAGGATACGCTGTTCCTGCCGATCGCGGGCAATCAGGGCTTCGATGCGATCATCCCGCCGCAGTTCAAGGACGCGCCGGTGGGCTCGATTCTCGAGACCTCGCCGCAAAGCGTCGCGGTACTGCGTGCGCTCGCGGCGCGCCTGCTCGTTCAGGGTGGTGCTGCGCTCATCGTCGATTACGGCTATGTCGGCCCGGCGATCGGCGACACCTTTCAAGCAGTGCGCGGCCATGCCTTCGCCAACCCGTTCGACGATCCCGGCGAAGCGGACCTCACCGCGCACGTCGATTTCGGAACGCTGGCCGAGGCGGCGCGGATCGAGGGGCTCGACGTCCACGGCCCGATCGGTCAGGGCGCGTTCCTCGATGCGCTCGGCATCGGCCCGCGCGCCGACGCGCTGATCCGCGCGGTGCCGCAGGAAGCCGAGGCGGTGGCGGCGGCGCGGCGCCGCCTGACCGATGCCGACGCGATGGGCCAGCTGTTCCAGGTGCTCGCGGTCACCGCACCGGGCTGGCCGGTCCCTGCCGGCTTCGCATGA
- a CDS encoding xanthine dehydrogenase family protein molybdopterin-binding subunit, with amino-acid sequence MALGEARRGGISRRTLLVGGGAGLGLAIAWGLWPRDYAPNLTAGEGEQLFGAWLKIGRDGQVTVAVPQAELGQGVYTALPQILADELGADWRTVAVEPAPLNPLYANPMAAEILFEDSLGALPEELRDRYVTRSALVLTAGSTSVRMFEGPLRDAGAAARVLLCKAAARRWGTDWQSCGTAGGFVVRGQDRLRFGELVDEAAGESLPEILPLRNDEADRLVNQPLPRLDVPAKVDGSATFAGDVRLPGMVFASIRQGPPGDTRLVRVDRAAADRIPGVLHVVETPRWVSAVASDWWAANRALDALAPRFETRGGLVSSAGIDAALDAAFDAPGKRVHSAGDLAAVFGGARVVTAEYRVGLALHAPLEPMTATAEFAGGRLRVWAPTQAPSIARAAAARAAGIAESAVVLFPMMAGGSFGAKLETLAIEQAAVLAKAVGKPVQLMWSRSEDCLHDRYRPPAVGRMAARLGSNGAIRGWQARIAAPATGREVTRRLLGDDATVAMALALPGAADPSAVAGGLPPYAIPDLAIDHHPAAIGVPTGEWRSGAHSYTAFFTESFIDELAHVANIEALSFRIAMLGQQARLVRCLSTVGTLGGWQGGIPGSGQGIACHSFRGSYIAVLAEARMEGARVRVDRLVAAVDCGRQVNPDLVLQQIEGGLMFAVAAATGGSTTMSAGLADTRALSQLGLPTLATMPEIVVEVIRSDADPGGVGELAVPAVAPAIGNALMAATGVRRRSLPLGAV; translated from the coding sequence ATGGCATTGGGTGAGGCTCGACGCGGTGGGATCAGCCGCCGCACGCTGCTGGTCGGCGGCGGGGCCGGGCTTGGCCTCGCGATCGCCTGGGGGCTTTGGCCGCGCGACTATGCGCCGAACCTGACCGCCGGCGAAGGCGAGCAGCTGTTCGGCGCATGGCTCAAGATCGGGCGCGACGGGCAGGTGACCGTCGCGGTGCCGCAGGCCGAGCTGGGGCAGGGCGTCTATACCGCGCTGCCGCAGATCCTGGCCGACGAACTCGGCGCCGACTGGCGTACGGTGGCCGTGGAACCGGCGCCGCTCAATCCGCTCTACGCCAATCCGATGGCGGCCGAGATCCTGTTCGAGGACAGTCTGGGCGCGCTGCCCGAAGAGCTGCGCGACCGCTATGTCACGCGCAGCGCGCTGGTGCTGACGGCGGGATCGACGTCGGTGCGGATGTTCGAAGGCCCCTTGCGCGATGCCGGTGCGGCGGCGCGGGTGCTGCTGTGCAAGGCGGCGGCGCGGCGCTGGGGCACCGACTGGCAATCGTGCGGCACCGCCGGGGGATTCGTTGTGCGCGGGCAGGACCGCCTGCGCTTTGGCGAGCTGGTCGACGAGGCGGCGGGCGAATCGCTTCCCGAGATCCTGCCGCTGCGCAACGACGAGGCGGACCGGCTGGTCAATCAGCCGCTGCCGCGCCTCGACGTCCCCGCCAAGGTCGACGGCAGCGCCACTTTTGCCGGCGACGTGCGCCTGCCCGGCATGGTGTTCGCGTCGATCCGGCAGGGCCCGCCGGGCGACACGCGGCTGGTGCGGGTCGACCGCGCGGCCGCCGATCGTATCCCGGGCGTGCTGCACGTCGTCGAGACTCCGCGCTGGGTGTCGGCAGTCGCGAGCGACTGGTGGGCGGCGAACCGCGCGCTGGACGCGCTGGCACCGCGCTTCGAGACGCGCGGCGGACTGGTGTCGAGCGCAGGTATCGACGCCGCGCTCGACGCCGCGTTCGACGCGCCGGGCAAGCGGGTCCACAGCGCAGGCGATCTGGCAGCAGTGTTCGGGGGAGCGCGGGTGGTGACGGCGGAATATCGCGTCGGCCTCGCGCTGCACGCGCCGCTCGAACCGATGACGGCGACGGCTGAATTCGCCGGGGGCCGGTTGCGGGTGTGGGCGCCGACGCAAGCGCCCAGCATCGCCCGCGCCGCCGCCGCCCGCGCCGCCGGGATCGCCGAATCCGCGGTGGTGCTGTTCCCGATGATGGCGGGCGGTTCATTCGGGGCGAAGCTGGAGACGCTGGCGATCGAGCAGGCGGCGGTGCTGGCCAAGGCGGTCGGCAAGCCGGTGCAGCTCATGTGGTCGCGATCGGAGGATTGCCTGCACGACCGGTATCGGCCGCCTGCGGTCGGGCGGATGGCCGCGCGGCTGGGCAGCAACGGCGCGATCCGCGGCTGGCAGGCCAGGATCGCCGCGCCTGCCACCGGGCGCGAGGTGACGCGTCGTCTGCTCGGCGACGATGCCACGGTCGCGATGGCGCTGGCGCTGCCGGGAGCCGCCGATCCGTCGGCGGTGGCAGGCGGATTGCCGCCCTATGCGATCCCCGACTTGGCGATCGACCACCACCCCGCGGCGATCGGCGTGCCGACGGGCGAGTGGCGATCGGGGGCGCACAGCTACACCGCCTTTTTCACCGAGAGTTTCATCGACGAACTGGCGCATGTGGCCAATATCGAGGCGTTGTCGTTCCGCATCGCGATGCTCGGCCAGCAGGCGCGGCTGGTACGCTGCCTGTCGACCGTCGGGACGCTGGGCGGGTGGCAGGGCGGCATTCCCGGCAGCGGGCAGGGAATCGCGTGCCATTCGTTCCGCGGCTCCTATATCGCAGTTCTGGCCGAGGCCCGGATGGAAGGCGCGCGGGTGCGCGTCGACCGGCTGGTCGCGGCGGTCGATTGTGGACGACAGGTCAATCCCGACCTGGTGCTCCAGCAGATCGAAGGGGGATTGATGTTTGCAGTGGCGGCCGCGACCGGCGGATCGACGACGATGAGCGCGGGACTGGCCGATACGCGCGCGCTGTCGCAGCTTGGGCTGCCGACGCTGGCGACCATGCCCGAGATCGTCGTCGAGGTGATCCGCAGCGATGCCGATCCCGGCGGCGTGGGCGAACTGGCCGTGCCTGCCGTCGCGCCCGCGATCGGCAATGCGCTGATGGCGGCGACCGGGGTGCGGCGGCGCAGCCTGCCGCTGGGCGCGGTCTGA
- the lgt gene encoding prolipoprotein diacylglyceryl transferase yields the protein MILTTLAAATPYLRYDALGLDPVALDLGFFQLKWYSLAYIGGILLGWWYLLKLLGQPGAPMARRHADDLVFYATLGIILGGRIGYVIFYAPEMFGDPLRILRLWDGGMSFHGGVVGTSLGILYLARKNGLQWLRIHDYVACVVPIGLFFGRIANFVNGELWGKPTDVPWAIVFPDTVAGVEPARHPSQLYEAGLEGLALFAVLSLLFWRTQARYQPGKLVGVFLLGYGLARFFVEFFREPDSQLVEFAQATGLHMGQWLTLPMIAGGIYLILSAKGRRQRVEPIAASESVA from the coding sequence TTGATCCTCACCACGCTTGCCGCCGCCACGCCCTATCTGCGCTACGACGCGCTCGGGCTCGATCCGGTGGCGCTCGACCTCGGCTTCTTCCAGCTCAAATGGTATTCGCTCGCCTATATCGGCGGCATCCTGCTCGGCTGGTGGTATCTGCTCAAGCTGCTTGGCCAGCCGGGTGCGCCGATGGCGCGGCGCCATGCCGACGACCTGGTATTCTACGCGACGCTCGGCATCATCCTGGGCGGGCGGATCGGCTATGTGATCTTCTACGCGCCGGAAATGTTCGGCGATCCGCTGCGCATCCTGCGATTGTGGGACGGGGGCATGTCGTTCCACGGCGGCGTCGTCGGCACGTCGCTCGGCATCCTCTATCTTGCGCGCAAGAACGGGCTGCAATGGCTGCGCATCCATGACTATGTCGCGTGCGTGGTGCCGATCGGGCTGTTCTTCGGGCGCATCGCCAATTTCGTGAACGGCGAATTGTGGGGCAAGCCGACCGACGTTCCGTGGGCGATCGTGTTCCCCGACACCGTCGCCGGGGTCGAGCCCGCGCGTCATCCCAGCCAGCTCTACGAAGCCGGGCTCGAGGGGCTAGCGCTGTTCGCGGTGTTGTCGCTGCTGTTCTGGCGGACCCAGGCAAGGTACCAGCCGGGCAAGCTCGTGGGCGTGTTCCTGCTCGGCTACGGCCTGGCGCGCTTCTTCGTCGAATTCTTCCGCGAACCCGATTCGCAACTGGTCGAATTCGCGCAGGCGACCGGCCTGCACATGGGCCAGTGGCTGACGCTGCCGATGATCGCGGGCGGCATCTACCTGATCCTCAGCGCCAAGGGCCGCCGTCAGCGCGTCGAGCCGATCGCGGCTAGCGAGAGCGTTGCCTGA
- the hemH gene encoding ferrochelatase: MELPADHPPIVRPRVGVLLINLGTPDGPDPKSVKRYLAEFLSDRRVVEIPPIAWQPILRGIILNTRPKKSSEAYSQVWSDDGSPLAAITKAQALALKNAFGPEVLVDWAMRYGKPAIGDRLQAMKDAGCDRILLAPLYPQYCAATTATANDKAFAKLAAMRWQPAIRTLPPYHDDRAYIDALRASVEAALQALEFEPQALVASFHGMPRRTLSLGDPYHCHCQKTARLLEEALAPVLAGRPLITSFQSRFGPAEWLGPATDDTLSALPGKGVTRVAIIAPGFSADCVETLEELSIRGREEFEAAGGTDFAYIPCLNAGEEGISMLKALLQRELAGWACPA, encoded by the coding sequence ATGGAGCTTCCCGCCGATCACCCGCCGATCGTGCGCCCGCGGGTCGGCGTGCTGCTCATCAATCTCGGCACCCCCGACGGCCCCGACCCCAAATCGGTCAAGCGCTACCTTGCCGAGTTCCTCTCCGACCGCCGCGTCGTCGAAATCCCGCCCATCGCCTGGCAGCCGATCCTGCGCGGCATCATCCTCAACACCCGGCCCAAGAAATCGTCCGAGGCGTACAGCCAGGTGTGGAGCGACGACGGATCGCCGCTCGCCGCGATCACCAAGGCGCAGGCGCTCGCGCTGAAGAACGCGTTCGGGCCGGAGGTGCTGGTCGATTGGGCGATGCGCTATGGCAAGCCCGCGATCGGCGACCGCCTGCAGGCGATGAAGGATGCCGGGTGCGACCGCATCCTGCTCGCGCCGCTCTATCCGCAATATTGCGCGGCGACGACCGCTACCGCCAACGACAAGGCGTTCGCCAAGCTGGCGGCGATGCGCTGGCAGCCCGCGATCCGCACGCTGCCGCCCTATCACGACGATCGCGCCTATATCGACGCGCTGCGGGCAAGCGTCGAGGCGGCGCTGCAAGCGCTGGAATTCGAGCCGCAGGCGCTGGTCGCCAGCTTCCACGGCATGCCGCGGCGCACGCTGAGCCTTGGCGATCCGTATCATTGCCATTGCCAGAAGACGGCTCGGCTGCTGGAGGAAGCGCTGGCGCCGGTGCTTGCCGGACGGCCGCTGATCACGTCGTTCCAGTCGCGCTTCGGGCCGGCCGAATGGCTCGGCCCCGCCACCGACGATACGCTGAGCGCGTTGCCGGGCAAGGGCGTCACCCGGGTGGCGATCATCGCGCCGGGCTTTTCCGCCGATTGCGTCGAGACGCTCGAGGAGTTGTCGATCCGCGGGCGCGAGGAGTTCGAAGCCGCCGGCGGAACCGATTTCGCGTACATCCCTTGTCTCAACGCCGGCGAGGAGGGCATTTCGATGCTCAAGGCGTTGCTGCAACGCGAACTTGCCGGGTGGGCCTGCCCTGCCTAG
- a CDS encoding cystathionine gamma-synthase family protein: MTDETEADITGTTPRRRPKPGIETIGGRKLKPSTLMMGHGFDPVLSEGALKPPIFATSTFVFPDAASGKRHFEGVTGKRPGGSEGLVYSRFNGPNQEILEDRLGVWEEAEDALAFSSGMSAIATLFLALVKPGDTIVHSGPLYAATETMIARILGKFDVQWLDFPAGASRPEIEAVLERAKATGNVPLIYLESPANPTNVLVDIEAVAAARDAVFADAEEKPPIAIDNTFLGPLWQQPLRHGADIVVYSLTKYVGGHSDLVAGGVLGTKALINTIRAMRNTIGTICDPNTAWMLLRSLETLELRMSRAGENAARVCEFLKDHAKVERVGYLGFLKDDAQADIYRRHCSGAGSTFSLYLKGGEREAFAFLDALTIAKLAVSLGGTETLASAPAAMTHLSVPDARKAALGITDNLVRISIGVEDADDLIADFDQALGAI, encoded by the coding sequence GTGACCGACGAGACCGAAGCCGACATCACAGGCACCACCCCGCGCCGCCGCCCCAAGCCGGGGATCGAGACGATCGGCGGCCGCAAGCTCAAGCCGTCGACGCTGATGATGGGGCATGGTTTCGACCCGGTATTGTCCGAGGGCGCATTGAAGCCGCCGATCTTCGCCACCTCGACCTTCGTCTTCCCCGACGCCGCGTCAGGCAAGCGCCATTTCGAGGGCGTCACCGGCAAGCGCCCGGGCGGCAGCGAGGGGCTGGTCTATTCGCGCTTCAACGGCCCCAACCAGGAGATACTCGAGGATCGGCTCGGCGTCTGGGAAGAGGCGGAGGACGCGCTTGCCTTTTCGTCGGGCATGTCGGCGATCGCCACGCTGTTCCTCGCGCTGGTCAAGCCCGGCGACACCATCGTCCATAGCGGCCCGCTCTACGCCGCGACGGAGACGATGATCGCGCGGATCCTCGGCAAGTTCGACGTGCAGTGGCTCGACTTCCCCGCCGGGGCCAGCCGGCCTGAGATCGAGGCAGTGCTCGAACGCGCCAAGGCGACCGGCAACGTGCCGCTGATCTATCTCGAAAGCCCGGCCAACCCGACCAACGTGCTGGTCGATATCGAGGCCGTGGCCGCCGCGCGCGACGCGGTGTTCGCCGATGCCGAGGAAAAGCCGCCGATCGCGATCGACAACACCTTTCTGGGGCCCTTGTGGCAGCAACCGCTGCGCCACGGTGCCGACATCGTCGTCTACAGCCTGACCAAATATGTCGGCGGGCATTCGGATCTGGTCGCCGGCGGCGTGCTCGGGACGAAGGCGCTCATCAATACCATCCGGGCGATGCGCAACACGATCGGCACCATCTGCGATCCCAACACCGCATGGATGCTGCTGCGCAGCCTCGAGACGCTAGAACTGCGCATGAGCCGCGCGGGCGAGAATGCCGCCAGGGTGTGCGAGTTCCTCAAGGACCATGCCAAGGTCGAGCGCGTCGGCTATCTCGGCTTCCTGAAGGACGATGCCCAGGCCGACATCTATCGCCGCCATTGCTCGGGCGCGGGATCGACCTTTTCGCTGTACCTCAAGGGCGGCGAGCGCGAGGCGTTCGCGTTCCTCGACGCGCTGACCATCGCCAAGCTCGCGGTCAGCCTGGGCGGCACCGAAACGCTGGCGTCGGCGCCCGCGGCGATGACGCATCTGTCGGTGCCCGACGCGCGCAAGGCGGCGCTGGGCATCACCGACAATCTGGTGCGCATCTCGATCGGGGTCGAGGATGCCGACGACCTCATTGCCGATTTCGATCAGGCGCTGGGGGCGATCTGA
- the phbB gene encoding acetoacetyl-CoA reductase, producing the protein MARVAIVTGGTRGIGEAISLALKDMGFAVAANYAGNEEKAKAFTERTGIASYKWDVGDYDACQEGCAKVAGELGPVDVVVNNAGVTRDGTILKMTREMWEDVIRINLGGCFNMAKAVFPGMRERKWGRIVNIGSINGQAGQYGQVNYAAAKSGIHGFTKALAQEGARAGVTVNAIAPGYIDTDMVAAVPADVLEKIVAKIPVGRLGQASEIARGVAFLCSEEGGFVTGSTLSINGGQHMY; encoded by the coding sequence ATGGCACGCGTAGCGATCGTAACCGGCGGCACCCGCGGGATCGGCGAGGCGATCAGCCTCGCGCTCAAGGACATGGGATTCGCTGTGGCGGCGAATTATGCCGGCAATGAGGAGAAGGCCAAGGCCTTCACCGAACGCACCGGCATCGCGTCGTACAAATGGGATGTCGGCGATTACGACGCGTGCCAGGAAGGCTGCGCCAAGGTTGCCGGCGAACTCGGCCCGGTCGATGTCGTCGTCAACAATGCCGGGGTGACGCGCGACGGCACGATCCTGAAGATGACGCGCGAAATGTGGGAAGACGTGATCCGCATCAACCTGGGCGGCTGCTTCAACATGGCCAAGGCGGTGTTCCCGGGCATGCGCGAGCGCAAATGGGGCCGGATCGTCAATATCGGTTCGATCAACGGCCAGGCAGGCCAGTACGGCCAGGTCAACTATGCCGCCGCCAAGTCGGGTATCCACGGCTTCACCAAGGCGCTGGCGCAGGAAGGCGCGCGCGCCGGGGTGACCGTCAACGCGATCGCGCCGGGCTATATCGACACCGATATGGTCGCGGCAGTGCCCGCCGACGTGCTGGAAAAGATCGTCGCCAAGATTCCGGTCGGGCGGCTGGGCCAGGCGAGCGAGATCGCGCGCGGCGTGGCGTTCCTCTGCTCGGAAGAGGGCGGATTCGTCACTGGATCGACGCTGAGCATCAATGGCGGGCAGCATATGTACTGA
- a CDS encoding GNAT family N-acetyltransferase: MIAYRDALPADAPALVDLARTSFTETFGHLYRPEDLAAFLAGHTRERWTAELTDPAYAIRIGEAGGQAVAYAKLAPPSLPVEPQGPAIELRQFYLLKPFHGAGHADALMRWVLDTARARGAHELFLSVFVDNHRARRFYERYGFEEIGVYAFMVGSHADEDHLMRLAL, from the coding sequence ATGATCGCCTATCGCGACGCGCTGCCCGCCGACGCTCCCGCGCTGGTCGATCTGGCGCGGACCAGCTTCACCGAGACCTTCGGACACCTCTACCGACCCGAGGACCTCGCCGCGTTTCTCGCAGGGCATACGCGCGAGCGCTGGACCGCGGAACTGACCGACCCGGCCTATGCCATTCGCATCGGCGAAGCGGGCGGACAGGCGGTCGCCTATGCCAAGCTCGCGCCGCCGTCGCTTCCGGTGGAGCCGCAAGGCCCGGCGATCGAGCTGCGCCAATTCTACCTGCTCAAGCCGTTTCACGGGGCGGGCCATGCCGACGCGCTGATGCGCTGGGTGCTCGATACCGCCCGCGCGCGCGGCGCGCACGAGCTGTTCCTGTCGGTGTTCGTCGACAACCACCGCGCGCGCCGTTTCTACGAACGCTATGGCTTCGAGGAAATCGGCGTCTACGCGTTCATGGTTGGCAGCCATGCCGACGAGGATCACTTGATGCGGCTGGCATTGTGA
- a CDS encoding DUF4126 domain-containing protein — MIAPFLAGLATGLRTMTPVAGIAATRHRPALSGILGIAALGELGVDKTAAAPRRDEAPGAIGRAISGTLAGAVIGRGRGRSLAGAALGLAGAVVATQAGVRLRIALAQRIGHDWPVALVEDAVAVALAAYATRRP; from the coding sequence ATGATCGCACCCTTTCTTGCCGGCCTTGCCACCGGCCTTCGCACGATGACCCCTGTTGCCGGGATCGCCGCCACACGGCATCGACCGGCGCTGTCCGGTATTCTCGGCATCGCAGCGCTGGGCGAGCTTGGCGTCGACAAGACGGCCGCTGCTCCACGTCGCGACGAAGCGCCAGGAGCGATCGGGCGCGCGATCAGCGGAACGCTCGCCGGGGCTGTGATCGGGCGCGGACGTGGGCGCTCGCTGGCGGGCGCCGCGCTTGGACTTGCCGGCGCGGTCGTGGCGACGCAGGCGGGTGTCCGCCTGCGGATCGCGCTCGCACAGCGGATCGGGCACGACTGGCCGGTGGCATTGGTCGAGGACGCGGTAGCGGTCGCACTAGCCGCCTATGCGACGCGGCGACCGTAG